A single region of the Triticum dicoccoides isolate Atlit2015 ecotype Zavitan chromosome 2B, WEW_v2.0, whole genome shotgun sequence genome encodes:
- the LOC119362883 gene encoding ribonuclease 1-like codes for MKLVVLSALLLLSLVAVSSAEEFDFFYLVQQWPGSFCDTKKGCCFPDTGKPATDFGIHGLWPNYAKCKTRGELDGALEMVTKRKKKCWPENCNSEPLKLWEIKDLVTELDANWPTLACKSGKSIEFWTHEWEKHGTCSNLDQHGYFKTALGFKARHNLTGILADAGIVPSDSETYFLSSIRDAIKEGTGFTANLECNRGVAGETQLFQVYQCIDRAGKNLIDCPLPMQGNCKDRVQLPAF; via the exons ATGAAGCTCGTTGTGCTGTcagccctgctcctgctttctctcGTCGCCGTCTCCTCCGCCGAGGAATTCGATTTCTTCTACCTTGTTCAGCAA TGGCCAGGGTCCTTCTGTGACACGAAGAAGGGGTGCTGCTTCCCGGACACCGGCAAGCCGGCGACGGACTTCGGCATCCACGGGCTGTGGCCCAACTACGCCAAGTGCAAGACCCGCGGCGAGCTCGACGGCGCCCTGGAGATGGTGACCAAGCGCAAGAAGAAGTGCTGGCCGGAGAACTGCAACAGCGAGCCCCTCAAGCTCTGGGAGATCAAGGACCTGGTGACGGAGCTGGACGCCAACTGGCCGACGCTGGCGTGCAAGAGCGGGAAGAGCATCGAGTTCTGGACCCACGAGTGGGAGAAGCACGGCACCTGCTCCAACCTGGACCAGCACGGCTACTTCAAGACGGCGCTCGGCTTCAAGGCCCGCCACAACCTCACCGGCATCCTCGCCGACGCCGGGATCGTGCCGTCGGACAGCGAGACCTACTTCCTCAGCAGCATCAGGGACGCCATCAAGGAGGGGACCGGGTTCACGGCGAACCTGGAGTGCAACCGGGGCGTCGCCGGCGAGACGCAGCTGTTCCAGGTGTACCAGTGCATCGACCGCGCCGGGAAGAACCTCATCGACTGTCCGCTGCCGATGCAGGGCAACTGCAAAGACAGGGTCCAGCTGCCGGCCTTCTGA